Proteins found in one Zea mays cultivar B73 chromosome 1, Zm-B73-REFERENCE-NAM-5.0, whole genome shotgun sequence genomic segment:
- the LOC100502126 gene encoding uncharacterized LOC100502126, producing MEPTLVATACMSMKPSRDLITAVASVVTGVVAEGGVAASVVAEEGGVTGGVVVAVGVDLEAVVEGVTEAVVEGVRLSDRPLVQLVQERRPPLVMTIEDPWLAIIVKNANYIVPFRPIVI from the exons ATGGAACCGACCTTGGTGGCTACAGCTTGTATGTCGATGAAGCCAAGCCGAGACCTGATAACAGCGGTGGCTTCAGTGGTGACAGGGGTGGTGGCAGAGGGAGGAGTGGCGGCTTCAGTGGTGGCAGAGGAGGGAGGAGTGACAGGGGGCGTGGTGGTAGCCGTGGGCGTGGATTTGGAGGCCGTGGTGGAAGGGGTGACAGAGGCCGTGGTGGAAGGGGTACGCCTTTCAGACAGACCGCTGGTACAGCTAGTACAG GAAAGAAGACCACCTTTGGTGATGACGATTGAAGATCCATGGCTGGCTATTATAGTGAAAAACGCAAACTATATTGTACCGTTCAGACCTATTGTTATCTGA
- the LOC103643482 gene encoding uncharacterized protein isoform X1: protein MLLPPSSNMEICFSPIIPAPVRVGEDELPPSWDPISSPLGAQKKKSPIATASKTHGGSPKGKTRANWNSMLEKTLVDLLHEHNTPEYKGNNGWTPDAWNKIAKEFQERERYAGFSKVQIQEKEKELKRDYRMLKDARKQSGVSWDEKRCMIQADPPIWDNIIKSFPRAKKFRNKSFPLFEALGELHDGNTAEGTYNFTSTQPNGPDLTQIGSGDVPINVEDREDVGDPLADHRQNEVEDRVYKVEGVDANADRHDERSKRTSAISRNEEEKGPKRPKKSSNIETLMERYLDIRSKQTEDEATQLARERETRGGDDFSIKNCIAVLNTLEVTKEEKVKAYKVFKDPDNRQIFLSACNDDREAALMWLRDEMA, encoded by the exons ATGCTCCTTCCTCCTTCCTCCAACATGGAAATATGTTTCTCACCG ATTATCCCTGCACCAGTTCGAGTTGGAGAAGACGAACTTCCACCGTCTTGGGACCCTATATCCTCTCCTTTAG GTGCACAAAAGAAAAAATCTCCTATAGCTACTGCTTCAAAGACACATGGAGGCTCTCCAAAAG GGAAAACAAGAGCAAATTGGAATTCTATgttagagaagacccttgttgacttgTTACATGAACACAATACACCTGAATATAAGGGTAACAATGGTTGGACACCCGATGCATGGAACAAGATTGCCAAGGAATTTCAAGAGAGGGAAAGATATGCAGGTTTCTCAAAAGTTCAAAtccaagaaaaggaaaaggagttAAAGAGAGATTACAGGATGTTGAAAGATGCGAGGAAACAaagcggagtttcttgggatgagAAAAGGTGTATGATTCAAGCTGATCCACCGATATGGGACAACATAATCAAA TCATTTCCAAGGGCTAAAAAATTCCGCAACAAATCTTTTCCTCTGTTTGAAGCTTTGGGAGAGCTACATGATG GTAATACTGCTGAAGGGACCTACAACTTCACTTCTACTCAACCAAATGGTCCAGATCTCACACAAATTGGGTCTGGAGATGTTCCTATCAATGTAGAAGACCGTGAAGATGTGGGAGACCCTTTGGCGGATCACAGACAAAATGAAGTAGAAGACAGAGTGTATAAAGTTGAAGGGGTTGATGCAAATGCTGATAGGCATGATGAAAGGTCAAAAAGGACTTCTGCTATTTCAaggaatgaagaagaaaaaggaccAAAGAGGCCGAAGAAGAGTTCCAACATAGAAACACTGATGGAGAGGTACCTAGACATTAGAAGCAAACAAACTGAAGATGAAGCGACACAATTGGCAAGAGAAAGGGAGACAAGGGGAGGTGATGATTTCTCAATTAAGAATTGCATAGCAGTTCTAAACACATTGGAAGTCACAAAAGAGGAGAAGGTCAAAGCATATAAGGTGTTCAAGGACCCTGACAATCGACAGATATTCTTGAGTGCATGCAATGATGATAGAGAGGCTGCATTGATGTGGTTGAGGGATGAGATGGCTTAG
- the LOC103643482 gene encoding uncharacterized protein isoform X2: MLEKTLVDLLHEHNTPEYKGNNGWTPDAWNKIAKEFQERERYAGFSKVQIQEKEKELKRDYRMLKDARKQSGVSWDEKRCMIQADPPIWDNIIKSFPRAKKFRNKSFPLFEALGELHDGNTAEGTYNFTSTQPNGPDLTQIGSGDVPINVEDREDVGDPLADHRQNEVEDRVYKVEGVDANADRHDERSKRTSAISRNEEEKGPKRPKKSSNIETLMERYLDIRSKQTEDEATQLARERETRGGDDFSIKNCIAVLNTLEVTKEEKVKAYKVFKDPDNRQIFLSACNDDREAALMWLRDEMA, translated from the exons ATgttagagaagacccttgttgacttgTTACATGAACACAATACACCTGAATATAAGGGTAACAATGGTTGGACACCCGATGCATGGAACAAGATTGCCAAGGAATTTCAAGAGAGGGAAAGATATGCAGGTTTCTCAAAAGTTCAAAtccaagaaaaggaaaaggagttAAAGAGAGATTACAGGATGTTGAAAGATGCGAGGAAACAaagcggagtttcttgggatgagAAAAGGTGTATGATTCAAGCTGATCCACCGATATGGGACAACATAATCAAA TCATTTCCAAGGGCTAAAAAATTCCGCAACAAATCTTTTCCTCTGTTTGAAGCTTTGGGAGAGCTACATGATG GTAATACTGCTGAAGGGACCTACAACTTCACTTCTACTCAACCAAATGGTCCAGATCTCACACAAATTGGGTCTGGAGATGTTCCTATCAATGTAGAAGACCGTGAAGATGTGGGAGACCCTTTGGCGGATCACAGACAAAATGAAGTAGAAGACAGAGTGTATAAAGTTGAAGGGGTTGATGCAAATGCTGATAGGCATGATGAAAGGTCAAAAAGGACTTCTGCTATTTCAaggaatgaagaagaaaaaggaccAAAGAGGCCGAAGAAGAGTTCCAACATAGAAACACTGATGGAGAGGTACCTAGACATTAGAAGCAAACAAACTGAAGATGAAGCGACACAATTGGCAAGAGAAAGGGAGACAAGGGGAGGTGATGATTTCTCAATTAAGAATTGCATAGCAGTTCTAAACACATTGGAAGTCACAAAAGAGGAGAAGGTCAAAGCATATAAGGTGTTCAAGGACCCTGACAATCGACAGATATTCTTGAGTGCATGCAATGATGATAGAGAGGCTGCATTGATGTGGTTGAGGGATGAGATGGCTTAG